The following proteins come from a genomic window of Salvia hispanica cultivar TCC Black 2014 chromosome 4, UniMelb_Shisp_WGS_1.0, whole genome shotgun sequence:
- the LOC125224213 gene encoding protein NRT1/ PTR FAMILY 5.5-like, whose translation MAEEKKSFVRISALLWADVLVAYALFVMQNYLTDVWGLSLIHAALILNIWNGVYRILPLFFLYLVDKYLGHLKLLVFTSLAYAAGITMVAVSTPPLANASGTCKRYEPECVGHAQKGILIAGLALIAVGVAGNLVSLLPYLNWKKKIDETSSGRGVDVYQVAGLIGVVVVPIVGAIALPYIRPPTLKFGIPAICTVVGTFLFLTGFSKYTDDDPSRNSPLFNVFRVFVAASLKIFRSYPDSNEDYHGHEIGKTELTPTRCLRGLHKAAIILPGEVPPTGKSWTLCTVAQVEEAKIAVRMLPMLMTFIVCGVVAAIGDTYFVEQAGKLNRNIGRLTLPIQVLLLVRRSTKDWLGREVKKFLEKFKTGRAPSYGIAAGMVCSILCCISAALVEQKRLKVVIRNGLLDQPDEQIKMSIYWLVFQFILLGGLEAFLDNSVSVYYRDQSPGSVENYLVNFIRGVTGLGYMCSALSVYVVGKISEKGGRTNWFQHSLNRSRLDRYYWVLAGLSLLNLVVFVFVASFYRYKKPEEDGRSAPDQGDGFTDKFTEGDQNRTCCCFC comes from the exons ATGGCGGAGGAGAAGAAGAGCTTCGTCAGAATTAGTG CTCTGCTATGGGCAGACGTGCTGGTGGCTTACGCCCTCTTCGTCATGCAAAACTATCTCACCGATGTCTGGGGACTCAGCTTGATCCACGCCGCTCTCATCTTGAACATTTGGAACGGCGTTTATCGGATTTTACCACTCTTCTTCCTCTACTTGGTCGACAAGTACCTTGGCCATTTGAAGCTTCTTGTCTTCACTAGCTTAGCCTATGCTGCA gGGATCACCATGGTGGCTGTGTCAACTCCTCCCCTCGCAAACGCATCTGGCACGTGTAAACGATACGAGCCTGAATGCGTTGGCCACGCTCAGAAGGGCATCCTTATTGCAGGCTTGGCCTTGATAGCTGTTGGAGTGGCCGGTAACCTCGTCTCTCTGTTACCTTATCTTAActggaagaagaagattgaCGAAACTAGCTCTGGCCGAGGCGTTGATGTATATCAGGTAGCTGGCCTAATTGGGGTGGTGGTTGTGCCTATAGTTGGAGCCATTGCTCTGCCATACATCAGACCACCAACTCTCAAGTTTGGGATCCCAGCCATCTGCACTGTCGTCGGCACCTTCCTTTTCCTCACCGGTTTCTCCAAATACACCGATGATGATCCCTCACGTAACAGCCCTCTCTTCAATGTTTTCAGAGTGTTCGTCGCAGCCTCACTCAAGATCTTCCGTTCCTACCCAGACAGCAACGAGGATTATCACGGCCATGAGATAGGGAAGACGGAACTCACACCCACCAGGTGCCTTAGGGGGCTGCATAAGGCCGCCATAATATTGCCCGGTGAAGTTCCCCCCACTGGGAAGAGCTGGACGCTCTGCACCGTAGCGCAAGTGGAAGAGGCCAAGATTGCAGTGCGGATGCTCCCAATGTTGATGACTTTCATAGTTTGTGGCGTTGTGGCCGCCATTGGAGACACTTACTTTGTCGAACAAGCAGGCAAGCTCAACCGCAACATAGGGAGATTAACGCTGCCTATTCAAGTGCTTCTACTAGTAAGAAGGTCAACAAAAGATTGGCTAGGCAGGGAAGTGAAGAAATTCCTGGAGAAATTTAAAACTGGCCGGGCACCCTCGTATGGGATAGCAGCGGGGATGGTATGTTCGATCTTGTGCTGTATAAGTGCAGCTTTGGTGGAGCAAAAGAGGCTTAAGGTTGTGATACGCAACGGACTGCTGGACCAGCCGGATGAGCAGATCAAGATGAGTATTTATTGGCTGGTTTTCCAGTTCATCTTGTTAGGTGGATTAGAAGCTTTTTTGGATAACAGTGTGAGTGTATACTACAGAGATCAGTCGCCTGGATCAGTCGAAAACTACCTGGTGAACTTCATTCGAGGGGTGACCGGTTTGGGATACATGTGCAGTGCGCTTTCCGTGTATGTTGTGGGGAAGATAAGCGAGAAGGGAGGGAGGACAAACTGGTTTCAGCATAGCTTGAACCGGAGTCGATTGGACCGCTACTACTGGGTGCTGGCGGGTTTGAGTCTGCTGAATCTGgtcgtgtttgtgtttgtggcGTCGTTTTATAGATACAAGAAGCCGGAAGAAGATGGTAGGAGCGCGCCTGACCAGGGTGATGGTTTCACGGATAAATTTACGGAAGGCGATCAGAATAGAACATGTTGTTGCTTTTGTTGA